The following are encoded together in the Ranitomeya imitator isolate aRanImi1 chromosome 4, aRanImi1.pri, whole genome shotgun sequence genome:
- the ARHGAP8 gene encoding rho GTPase-activating protein 8 isoform X5 — translation MPEAATAAQWISIQNGVISVFQKKGLQDHELYSLNEGVRQLLKTELGSFFTEYLQNQLLTKGMVILRDKIRFYEGQKLLDSLAETWDFFFSDVLPMLQAIFYPVQGKEPSIRQLALLHFRNIITLNLKLDDALSRPRARVPPSIIQMLLILQGVHESKGVSEEYLNLESLIQKVVSPYLGTYGLYSNDAPFTHSSCLLEKRIFRRCPKSGEMITKNPVVRSKSYNNPLLTPVAEYEMENMSNNGTGIRRHSVSEMTSLLEMQGYSNLTTILDSSSKLSMSTTKPQTTGELEHPAMGNGQFPSMHNNSEPQQGLYHSQSSREDLSRDSTMIPAPSSSPETIVDQILESIDSDSEGIFIDFGRGCAKSSGYAMDVGRQSLV, via the exons gcaGCTATTAAAAACTGAATTGGGCTCGTTTTTCACCGAATACCTTCAG AATCAGCTTCTAACTAAGGGGATGGTGATCCTGCGAGACAAGATACGCTTTTATGAAG GACAAAAACTCCTTGATTCTTTAGCGGAAACCTGGGATTTTTTCTTCAGCGATGTCCTACCCATGTTACAGGCCATCTTCTACCCTGTCCAG GGGAAAGAGCCCTCGATCCGTCAGCTGGCTTTGCTGCACTTCAGAAATATAATAACCCTAAATCTTAAACTGGACGATGCCTTATCCCGCCCACGAGCTCGTGTGCCACCCTCAATCATTCAGATGCTGCTAATACTCCAG GGTGTCCATGAGTCCAAGGGTGTGTCGGAGGAATATCTGAACCTGGAATCGCTCATTCAGAAGGTGGTCTCTCCATACCTTGGCACATACGGGTTGTACTCTAACGACGCTCCATTCACGCACTCCTCCTGTCTCTTGG AAAAACGCATATTCAGACGTTGTCCCAAATCCGGTGAGATGATCACGAAAAATCCAGTAGTGAGATCCAAGAGCTACAACAATCCATTGCTGACCCCGGTAGCGGAGTATGAAATGGAAAACATGTCGAACAATGGGACTGGAATCAGAAGACACTCGGTATCTGAGATGACCTCACTTCTAGAAATGCAGGGATACTCCAACCTGACCACCATCCTGGACTCTAGCTCCAAGCTCTCAATGTCCACCACCAAACCACAAACCACGGGTGAGCTGGAGCATCCCGCCATGGGCAACGGACAGTTTCCCTCAATGCACAACAACAGTGAACCTCAACAAGGACTGTACCACAGCCAGAGCTCCCGGGAGGACTTGTCCAGAGACTCTACTATGATTCCTGCCCCATCTTCCAGTCCAGAGACCATTGTTGACCAGATTTTAGAATCCATAGACTCTGACTCTGAAGGAATTTTCATTGATTTCGGAAGAGGTTGTGCCAAATCTTCAGGATACGCCATGGATGTTGGGCGGCAAAGTCTTGTATAA
- the ARHGAP8 gene encoding rho GTPase-activating protein 8 isoform X6, with translation MVILRDKIRFYEGQKLLDSLAETWDFFFSDVLPMLQAIFYPVQGKEPSIRQLALLHFRNIITLNLKLDDALSRPRARVPPSIIQMLLILQGVHESKGVSEEYLNLESLIQKVVSPYLGTYGLYSNDAPFTHSSCLLEKRIFRRCPKSGEMITKNPVVRSKSYNNPLLTPVAEYEMENMSNNGTGIRRHSVSEMTSLLEMQGYSNLTTILDSSSKLSMSTTKPQTTGELEHPAMGNGQFPSMHNNSEPQQGLYHSQSSREDLSRDSTMIPAPSSSPETIVDQILESIDSDSEGIFIDFGRGCAKSSGYAMDVGRQSLV, from the exons ATGGTGATCCTGCGAGACAAGATACGCTTTTATGAAG GACAAAAACTCCTTGATTCTTTAGCGGAAACCTGGGATTTTTTCTTCAGCGATGTCCTACCCATGTTACAGGCCATCTTCTACCCTGTCCAG GGGAAAGAGCCCTCGATCCGTCAGCTGGCTTTGCTGCACTTCAGAAATATAATAACCCTAAATCTTAAACTGGACGATGCCTTATCCCGCCCACGAGCTCGTGTGCCACCCTCAATCATTCAGATGCTGCTAATACTCCAG GGTGTCCATGAGTCCAAGGGTGTGTCGGAGGAATATCTGAACCTGGAATCGCTCATTCAGAAGGTGGTCTCTCCATACCTTGGCACATACGGGTTGTACTCTAACGACGCTCCATTCACGCACTCCTCCTGTCTCTTGG AAAAACGCATATTCAGACGTTGTCCCAAATCCGGTGAGATGATCACGAAAAATCCAGTAGTGAGATCCAAGAGCTACAACAATCCATTGCTGACCCCGGTAGCGGAGTATGAAATGGAAAACATGTCGAACAATGGGACTGGAATCAGAAGACACTCGGTATCTGAGATGACCTCACTTCTAGAAATGCAGGGATACTCCAACCTGACCACCATCCTGGACTCTAGCTCCAAGCTCTCAATGTCCACCACCAAACCACAAACCACGGGTGAGCTGGAGCATCCCGCCATGGGCAACGGACAGTTTCCCTCAATGCACAACAACAGTGAACCTCAACAAGGACTGTACCACAGCCAGAGCTCCCGGGAGGACTTGTCCAGAGACTCTACTATGATTCCTGCCCCATCTTCCAGTCCAGAGACCATTGTTGACCAGATTTTAGAATCCATAGACTCTGACTCTGAAGGAATTTTCATTGATTTCGGAAGAGGTTGTGCCAAATCTTCAGGATACGCCATGGATGTTGGGCGGCAAAGTCTTGTATAA